One segment of Primulina tabacum isolate GXHZ01 chromosome 14, ASM2559414v2, whole genome shotgun sequence DNA contains the following:
- the LOC142523729 gene encoding uncharacterized protein LOC142523729: MTVDKVKIVREKLKAAQDRQKSWADLKRRPVEFNVGEKAYVKVSPMRGVVRFSKAGKLNPRYVGPFEILEKVGTLACRLALPPNMSRIHNVFHVSQLRRYIPDPSHVLEVEPLLTEGNLGEGLKYEEVPIRIVDTKEQVLRRRIIPYVKVQWSNHTEREATWEVEEKMRKDYPYLFGDQANSSFEDKTSHKE, from the coding sequence ATGACCGTGGACAAAGTTAAAATTGTCCGAGAAAagctcaaggcagctcaagaccgacagaagagttgggcagatctgaAAAGAAGGCCGGTAGAGTTCAACGTGGGCGAGAAGGCTTACGTGAAAGTCTCTCCTATGAGAGGAGTAGTCCGATTCAGTAAGGCCGGGAAATTGAACCCTCGATACGTTGGACCATTCGAAATCTTGGAAAAAGTGGGCACGCTAGCATGCAGGCTGGCACTGCCACCAAACATGTCAAGAATccacaacgtgttccacgtgTCCCAACTAAGGAGGTACATTCCAGACCCAAGTCACGTTTTAGAAGTAGAACCACTCTTGACCGAAGGAAACTTGGGAGAAGGACTGAAATACGAAGAAGTTCCTATCAGAATCGTGGACACCAAGGAACAAGTCCTCAGACGACGCATCATTCCCTACGTAAAAGTGCAGTGGTCTAACCATACTGagcgagaagcaacttgggaagtgGAAGAGAAAATGCGAAAGGATTATCCCTACCTATTTGGAGATCAAGCCAACTCCAGTTTTGAGGAcaaaacttctcataaggagtgA